One segment of Meriones unguiculatus strain TT.TT164.6M chromosome 3, Bangor_MerUng_6.1, whole genome shotgun sequence DNA contains the following:
- the LOC110551279 gene encoding amiloride-sensitive amine oxidase [copper-containing]-like, which translates to MGLTQRSLALSCMATILILQMAVAEYPNWVLNSKARVFSDLSTQEIEAVHSFLVSRTELELQPSGTQALDKNSVFLIEMLLPKKKDVLEFLDKGTKPPVREARVIIFFSAQEHPNITEFAVGPLPQPMYMRELSPRPGKHRSWSSRPMSKAEQSLLYHKIKEATIPLKKFFLDLTGFSLEDCNGRCLTFTSVAPHSVLSRHRATWFLLQRIAKDHLLQPTGLEILVDHGSTDVRDWRVQQVWYNGKLYNSPEELAQKYMGGEIDIVVLKGPPPKNPGYRQIANKPGRKFPRPLSKSGSDVKQGNGPRYSLEGNSVMYKGWSFSFQLRPSSGLRILNVHFRNECIAYEISVQAAVAVHREKTPSGELTKTMDLGWGMGSVTHELAPGINCPETATFLDAIHYHDTDGPVRHPRALCIFELPTEVPVRPNFQTDFAGKINFFSDVLEHKMVLRTTTALYNFDYIWDFIFYPNGMLSAKVHATGYVHTIIYTPKGLAETHLLTHQLGNSHAHLVHYRVDLDVAGTNNSFHTQQTGQENTTNPSSPRHHPAQGTKEKTQYSQERQATFPFGQTLPPFLLFSSPKRDIWGRRRSYRLQIYSTSKQRLTAESQEDLAFSWAR; encoded by the exons ATGGGGCTGACACAAAGGAGCTTGGCCCTGAGCTGCATGGCCACCATCTTGATTCTACAGATGGCTGTGGCAGAGTACCCCAACTGGGTGTTGAACAGCAAGGCCCGGGTGTTTTCAGACCTGAGCACCCAGGAGATAGAGGCTGTGCACAGCTTCCTGGTGAGCAGAACCGAGCTGGAGCTGCAGCCATCTGGCACACAGGCTTTAGACAAGAACTCTGTGTTCCTCATTGAGATGCTGCTGCCCAAGAAGAAAGATGTTCTTGAGTTTCTAGATAAAGGAACAAAGCCTCCTGTGCGGGAAGCCCGGGTCATCATTTTCTTTAGTGCCCAGGAGCACCCCAACATCACTGAGTTTGCTGTAGGGCCCCTGCCACAACCCATGTACATGAGAGAACTGTCCCCCAGGCCAGGAAAACATCGGTCCTGGTCATCCAGACCCATGTCCAAAGCAGAACAAAGCCTTCTCTACCACAAAATCAAGGAGGCAACCATACCCTTGAAGAAGTTCTTCCTTGACCTCACAGGCTTCTCACTAGAAGACTGCAATGGCCGGTGCCTGACCTTCACCAGTGTGGCCCCCCACAGTGTGCTGTCTAGACATCGGGCCACTTGGTTTCTCTTACAGCGCATTGCAAAAGACCACCTGCTGCAGCCCACGGGTCTGGAGATCTTAGTGGATCATGGGAGCACAGATGTCAGGGACTGGAGAGTACAGCAGGTCTGGTATAATGGTAAGCTCTACAACAGCCCAGAGGAACTGGCTCAGAAATATATGGGTGGAGAAATAGATATAGTGGTCCTCAAGGGCCCACCACCTAAGAACCCAGGGTACCGACAAATCGCTAACAAGCCTGGTAGGAAATTCCCAAGGCCCCTTAGCAAATCCGGCTCTGATGTGAAACAAGGCAATGGTCCCAGATACAGCCTGGAAGGTAACAGCGTGATGTACAAAGGCTGGAGCTTCTCCTTCCAGCTTCGACCCTCTTCTGGGCTGCGGATATTGAACGTGCACTTCAGGAACGAGTGTATAGCCTATGAGATCAGCGTGCAGGCTGCTGTGGCTGTGCATAGAGAAAAGACACCTTCAGGGGAGCTGACCAAGACCATGGATCTAGGCTGGGGCATGGGCAGTGTGACTCATGAGTTAGCCCCTGGCATCAACTGTCCAGAGACCGCCACCTTCCTGGATGCCATCCACTACCATGACACTGACGGGCCTGTCCGTCATCCACGAGCCCTCTGCATCTTTGAGCTCCCCACGGAGGTGCCTGTCAGGCCCAACTTTCAAACTGACTTTGCAGGCAAAATCAACTTCTTTTCTGATGTGCTGGAACACAAGATGGTGTTGCGGACAACCACAGCCCTCTACAATTTTGATTACATCTGGGACTTCATCTTCTATCCTAATGGCATGCTCTCGGCCAAGGTGCATGCCACGGGTTACGTCCACACCATCATCTACACCCCCAAAGGACTGGCTGAAACTCACCTGCTGACTCACCAACTTGGCAACAGTCACGCTCACCTTGTGCATTACCGAGTTGACCTGGATGTCGCAG GCACCAACAACAGCTTCCACACACAGCAGACCGGACAGGAAAACACCACCAACCCCAGCAGCCCAAGACACCACCCAGCCCAGGGCACAAAGGAAAAGACTCAGTATTCCCAGGAGCGCCAAGCCACCTTCCCATTTGGACAGACTCTGCCTCCGTTCCTGCTCTTCAGCAGCCCCAAAAGAGACATCTGGGGACGTAGGCGCAGCTACCGCCTACAGATCTACTCCACATCTAAGCAGAGGCTGACCGCTGAGTCCCAGGAGGACTTGGCTTTCTCCTGGGCCAGGTGA